Proteins from a single region of Echeneis naucrates chromosome 14, fEcheNa1.1, whole genome shotgun sequence:
- the map6a gene encoding microtubule-associated protein 6 homolog, with protein MAWPCISRACCMARFWNQLDKADIAVPLVFTKYTDVSEMQHIQLQPPLHPPQARVAIETQPSRAETRTATAARAPRRCVSEERVRSSVMREDFKHWKVRPEPSCKPKNEYHEPETPFNSETQYQKDFKPWPIPKRYDHPWIPKPPSTSSGDDRAPDRAPDRARHAKQHVALAEGDSGVEKSAIADKVQEKDLFQGQERKKRPSKQQGERRAVLKVEADGKGRAAADAVNRQIREEITTGSSYRTEFKAYTDVKPTKMIRAKSQYLPPDEKTSLETSYSATFKGQAPLQSADNKALERRRIRSLYSEPYVEPNKQVDRYSSPRSKPKKSGATAAGQGKPVKKSKDKQSATLRGAKKTASENQPENRPAVGDKEKSKEMNNKLAEAKEVVLKQYHYIQLCQPIRDIGWVQTLKQHLWGCALPNPRDAQDEILRPSHHHSQGASGGEPYPPLDRAEPRRSSSVVRFALDLNQTE; from the exons ATGGCGTGGCCCTGTATCAGCAGGGCGTGCTGCATGGCCCGCTTCTGGAACCAGCTGGACAAGGCAGACATTGCGGTGCCTTTGGTCTTCACCAAGTACACGGACGTCTCGGAGATGCAGCACATCCAGCTGCAGCCGCCGCTCCACCCTCCACAGGCCCGGGTCGCCATAGAAACGCAGCCGTCTCGTGCAGAAACACGCACAGCGACAGCGGCACGCGCGCCGAGACGGTGCGTCTCAGAGGAGCGCGTGCGCAGCTCGGTGATGCGCGAGGACTTCAAGCACTGGAAGGTGCGACCCGAACCGAGCTGTAAACCCAAGAACGAATACCACGAACCGGAAACACCGTTCAACAGCGAGACCCAGTACCAGAAGGACTTCAAGCCCTGGCCCATCCCGAAAAGGTACGACCACCCCTGGATACCCAAACCACCGAGCACCTCCTCAGGCGACGACCGGGCTCCGGACCGGGCTCCGGACCGGGCCAGGCACGCCAAGCAGCACGTGGCGCTCGCTGAAGGTGACAGCGGAGTGGAGAAGAGCGCCATCGCCGACAAGGTCCAGGAGAAAGACCTGTTCCAGGGCCAGGAGAGGAAAAAGCGGCCCAGCAAGCAGCAGGGGGAGAGGAGAGCCGTCCTGAAGGTGGAGGCAGACGGCAAAGGGAGGGCGGCCGCCGATGCTGTGAACAGGCAAATCAGAGAGGAGATCACCACCGGCAGCTCATACAG AACTGAATTCAAGGCTTACACAGATGTGAAGCCCACCAAGATGATCCGGGCAAAGTCCCAATACCTCCCCCCAGATGAAAAGACCAGCTTAGAGACCAGCTACAGCGCCACCTTCAAGGGCCAAGCTCCGCTGCAGTCAGCTGACAACAAGGccctggagaggaggaggatacgCAGTTTGTACAGCGAACCTTATGTAGAGCCCAACAAACAG GTTGACAGATATAGTTCCCCTCGCTCTAAACCCAAAAAGTCTGGAGCCACAGCGGCAGGCCAGGGCAAGCCAGTGAAGAAATCCAAAGATAAGCAGAGCGCCACGCTGAGGGGCGCCAAGAAGACAGCCTCGGAAAACCAGCCCGAGAATCGTCCGGCGGTGGGGGACAAGGAGAAAAGTAAAGAGATGAACAACAAACTGGCTGAGGCAAAAGA GGTTGTGCTAAAACAGTACCACTACATACAACTCTGCCAGCCAATCCGAGATATTGGCTGGGTGCAGACTCTAAAGCAACACCTGTGGGGCTGTGCACTACCCAATCCCAG AGATGCTCAAGACGAGATTCTCCGACCCAGTCATCATCATTCCCAGGGTGCTTCTGGAGGAGAACCATACCCACCACTGGACAGAGCCGAGCCTCGGAGGAGCAGCAGCGTTGTACGCTTTGCCCTagacctgaaccagactgaGTAG